Proteins encoded together in one Aeromonas encheleia window:
- a CDS encoding YhdP family protein: MVYRWLSRGWLALGVFFVLLAILVSLVRLGGPLLNQHRQALIASLLGNSQLEVSVEHVGLDWTQRGPALELQGLAIAPDSGRFSLRLGKVWAHLDFWRSLNEWKPVFGQLLLSDGDIALDLAQPAEPAGEKNPNQQAALLRFLLTQLSTFDIHDTRLSVTTALGEVRALNIAQLRWQNRGQRHQGVGKAYLINGVGESAIDLILDVDAPATRFGSLSGQLYLGASELDISPMLARIHSGEPKVTGQLDFQLWSNFANGQLGDSLLAFGNNHLIWKDEVKGEPHRLDLRGGKIQLRRSGEEWQLASHDVIFKLDGATWLHSRLQLERVGERIQGYVPAIDISQIASLSQLVSGLYPRLTETLKRTQPKGKLQDLILQADANWQGLSLAGRLAGFEMKAWRDVPGLQNLDGEFWLTPAGGGARLGLGKGKVDPARHFKEPIPVDSLAARLDWWQTPAGWVLYGQDIALDNPDLRLASRFRLDLFEHPFLALTGRIDVKNAGHAYRYYPLAVMSDGLVNYLSGAIKGGQAKGADLLWYGEFRDFPYDQGAGVFQVAVPLEKATFQFFPGWQPLTDLQIDLLFQNASLDMNSRSTRLGKAGSDSVHAWIPTLAPGAHLYVDARVAGEGKAISDYLQDSPMGNSVGQALREIEIRGPMKGTVKLDIPLGGKGEVKASGDALFHNNKVRIAALDMPLERVDGRLLYDNEHTRFSNLKASLWDQPLTLDYQGKQLPNRYQVDLKFKGQWDSSRQRRDIPALELLKGRSNWTGALGLTLPNDKPFSFQLALDSNLQGMGLDLPFPLAKTADSQLPLKVTVRGRDGAADIRGVLGNDVDMQSRLVYGEGTPYLSRVRVDVGQPGARVLQDKPMLLVINQPHADVGGWLARLKRWLPSQAESGNAVVGPSFLPQEWWVDGQLARADIGSANIKAVRFTVGPVRQATEVMIDSPDVMGVVRIPVAGQQPIDAKFARIYWSGKGSDLSPEPDARQDKAIMDAIPWLNFSCVDCRFGTLPLGELKGELVPGVNQLALKGLEMKLAGSTLSGNAEWLALPGQMQTRARLKLNTQNSELLLQRLGFTSPIGDAPGKLALDLNWRDVPYRLDLPTLGGTADYQLEGGTLREVNDKGARLLSLLSLDSLLRKLRLDFRDVFDKGFYFESMSASAKIKQGVVDNNDFYMKGAAGNLRGEGIADLVRWRLDYDLSFSPNLGGTLPVVAAFSLTPITGLYVLALSKLLEPVVDVVTRIDFRVSGPLDDPKLIEAGRDKARIKLNQQQKQAVDAVAPSLPAEEVTPFLLTPKHTGPGQR, encoded by the coding sequence TTGGTCTACCGCTGGCTGAGTCGGGGCTGGTTAGCCCTCGGGGTCTTCTTCGTGCTGCTGGCCATCCTGGTCAGCCTGGTACGCCTTGGCGGCCCCCTGCTCAACCAGCATCGCCAGGCGCTGATCGCCAGCCTGCTCGGCAACAGTCAGCTGGAGGTCAGTGTCGAGCACGTCGGCCTGGACTGGACCCAGCGCGGGCCGGCCCTCGAGCTGCAAGGACTCGCCATCGCACCCGATTCGGGGCGTTTCTCCCTGCGCCTCGGCAAGGTGTGGGCCCACCTCGACTTCTGGCGCTCCCTCAACGAGTGGAAGCCGGTGTTCGGCCAACTGCTGCTGAGCGACGGCGACATAGCGCTGGATCTGGCCCAGCCGGCAGAGCCGGCGGGCGAGAAAAATCCGAACCAGCAGGCAGCCCTGCTGCGCTTCCTGCTGACCCAGCTCTCCACCTTCGACATTCATGACACCCGCCTGAGCGTGACCACGGCGCTGGGTGAGGTGCGCGCCCTCAACATCGCCCAGCTGCGCTGGCAGAACCGCGGCCAGCGTCACCAGGGCGTGGGCAAGGCCTATCTCATCAACGGGGTGGGCGAGAGCGCCATCGATCTCATCCTGGACGTAGACGCCCCCGCGACGCGGTTCGGCAGCCTCAGTGGCCAGCTCTATCTGGGGGCCAGCGAGCTCGACATCAGCCCCATGCTGGCCAGGATCCACAGCGGCGAGCCCAAGGTGACGGGCCAGCTCGACTTCCAGCTGTGGAGCAACTTTGCCAACGGTCAGCTGGGGGACTCGCTGCTGGCCTTTGGCAACAACCATCTGATCTGGAAGGACGAGGTCAAGGGAGAGCCACACCGGCTCGATCTGCGCGGCGGCAAGATCCAGCTGCGGCGGTCGGGGGAGGAGTGGCAGCTCGCCAGCCATGATGTGATCTTCAAGCTCGATGGCGCGACCTGGCTGCACAGCCGGCTGCAGCTCGAGCGGGTGGGCGAACGCATCCAGGGCTATGTGCCCGCCATCGACATCAGCCAGATCGCCAGCCTGAGCCAGCTGGTCTCGGGTCTCTATCCCCGCCTGACTGAGACCCTCAAGCGCACCCAGCCCAAGGGCAAGTTGCAGGATCTGATCCTGCAGGCGGATGCGAACTGGCAGGGGCTCTCCCTCGCCGGACGGCTCGCGGGCTTCGAGATGAAGGCCTGGCGGGATGTGCCTGGCCTGCAGAACCTGGACGGCGAATTCTGGCTGACCCCGGCGGGCGGCGGCGCCCGCCTGGGCCTCGGCAAGGGCAAGGTGGATCCGGCGCGCCACTTCAAGGAGCCGATCCCGGTCGACAGCCTGGCGGCGCGGCTGGATTGGTGGCAGACGCCGGCAGGCTGGGTGCTCTATGGCCAGGACATCGCCTTGGACAACCCGGATCTGCGCCTCGCCAGCCGCTTCCGGCTCGATCTGTTCGAGCACCCCTTCCTCGCCCTGACCGGCCGCATCGACGTCAAGAACGCGGGCCATGCCTATCGCTATTACCCGCTGGCCGTGATGAGTGACGGCCTGGTGAACTACCTGAGCGGTGCCATCAAGGGGGGCCAGGCCAAGGGCGCCGACCTGCTCTGGTACGGCGAGTTCAGGGACTTCCCCTACGATCAGGGCGCCGGCGTCTTCCAGGTGGCGGTGCCGCTCGAGAAGGCGACCTTCCAGTTCTTCCCCGGTTGGCAACCGCTCACCGACCTGCAGATCGATCTGCTGTTCCAGAACGCCAGCCTTGACATGAACAGCCGCTCCACCCGGCTCGGCAAAGCCGGCTCCGACTCGGTGCATGCCTGGATCCCGACGCTGGCCCCGGGCGCCCATCTCTACGTGGACGCCAGGGTCGCCGGCGAGGGCAAGGCCATCAGCGACTATCTGCAGGATTCGCCGATGGGCAACTCCGTCGGCCAGGCGCTGCGGGAGATCGAGATCCGCGGGCCCATGAAGGGCACGGTCAAGCTGGATATTCCGCTCGGCGGCAAGGGCGAGGTCAAGGCCAGCGGAGATGCCTTGTTCCACAACAACAAGGTCAGGATCGCCGCCCTCGACATGCCGCTGGAGCGGGTCGATGGCCGACTGCTGTATGACAACGAACACACCCGCTTCAGCAATCTCAAGGCCAGCCTGTGGGATCAGCCGCTGACCCTGGATTACCAGGGCAAGCAGTTGCCGAACCGCTACCAGGTCGATCTCAAGTTCAAGGGGCAGTGGGACAGCAGTCGCCAACGCCGCGACATCCCCGCCCTCGAGCTGCTCAAGGGGCGCAGCAACTGGACTGGCGCCCTGGGGCTGACGCTGCCCAATGACAAGCCGTTCAGCTTCCAGCTGGCGCTGGACTCCAACCTGCAGGGGATGGGGCTGGATCTGCCGTTCCCCCTCGCCAAGACGGCCGACAGCCAGCTCCCGCTCAAGGTCACGGTGCGAGGCCGCGACGGCGCCGCCGATATTCGCGGCGTGCTGGGGAACGATGTGGACATGCAGAGCCGGCTGGTTTACGGCGAGGGCACGCCCTACCTCAGCCGGGTGCGGGTCGACGTCGGCCAGCCGGGGGCCAGGGTGTTGCAGGACAAGCCCATGCTGCTGGTCATCAACCAGCCGCATGCGGACGTGGGTGGCTGGCTGGCGCGGCTCAAGCGCTGGCTGCCGAGCCAGGCCGAGAGCGGCAATGCGGTGGTCGGCCCCTCCTTCCTGCCGCAGGAGTGGTGGGTGGATGGCCAGCTGGCCAGGGCCGATATCGGCAGCGCCAACATCAAGGCGGTGCGCTTCACCGTGGGCCCGGTCCGCCAGGCCACCGAGGTGATGATCGACAGCCCGGATGTGATGGGGGTGGTGCGCATCCCCGTCGCCGGCCAACAGCCCATCGACGCCAAATTCGCCAGGATCTACTGGTCCGGCAAGGGATCGGACCTCAGCCCGGAGCCGGATGCCCGGCAGGACAAGGCCATCATGGACGCCATCCCCTGGCTCAACTTCAGCTGTGTGGACTGCCGTTTCGGCACCCTGCCGCTGGGGGAGCTGAAAGGCGAACTGGTGCCCGGCGTCAACCAGCTGGCCCTCAAGGGGCTGGAGATGAAGCTCGCCGGCAGCACCCTGAGCGGGAACGCCGAATGGCTGGCGCTACCCGGCCAGATGCAGACCAGGGCCCGGCTCAAGCTCAACACCCAGAACAGCGAGCTGTTGCTGCAGCGACTCGGCTTCACCTCGCCCATCGGCGATGCGCCGGGCAAGCTGGCGCTGGATCTGAACTGGCGTGACGTTCCCTACCGGCTGGATCTGCCGACCCTGGGGGGTACCGCCGACTATCAGCTGGAAGGCGGCACCCTGCGGGAGGTCAACGACAAGGGGGCCCGCCTGCTCTCCCTGCTCAGCCTGGATTCGTTGCTGCGCAAGCTGCGGCTCGATTTCCGCGATGTGTTCGACAAGGGCTTCTACTTCGAATCCATGTCCGCCTCCGCCAAGATCAAGCAGGGGGTGGTGGACAACAACGACTTCTACATGAAGGGGGCGGCGGGCAACCTGCGCGGTGAGGGCATCGCCGATCTGGTGCGCTGGCGACTCGATTACGATCTGAGCTTCTCCCCGAATCTGGGGGGCACCCTGCCGGTGGTGGCCGCCTTCTCGCTGACCCCGATCACCGGGCTCTATGTGCTGGCGCTCTCCAAGCTGCTGGAGCCGGTGGTGGACGTGGTGACCCGCATCGACTTCCGGGTCTCGGGCCCGCTGGATGATCCCAAGCTGATCGAGGCGGGGCGGGACAAGGCGCGCATCAAGCTCAACCAGCAGCAGAAGCAGGCGGTGGATGCGGTGGCTCCCAGCCTGCCCGCCGAGGAGGTCACCCCCTTCCTGCTGACCCCCAAGCATACCGGACCCGGTCAGCGCTGA
- the rng gene encoding ribonuclease G: MSVELLVNVTPSETRVALVENGLLQEVHVERQAKRGIVGNIYKGKISRVLPGMQAAFVDIGMDKAAFLHASDIVPHTECVAVKEKEQFQAGNIAELVRQGQDIMVQVVKDPLGTKGARLTTDITLPSRYLVFMPGSAHVGVSQRIESEAERERLKRTVAGYVDDLGGYIIRTAAEGVGEQELEQDAAFLKRLWRKILERKQKYPPCKILYEDPSLAFRVVRDFVGAELDKIRVDSRQSFELLSHFTGEYVPELANKLEYYSGESPIFDLYDVENEIQRALERKVELKSGGYLIIDQTEAMTTVDINTGAFVGHRNLEETIFNTNVEATAAIARHLRLRNLGGIIIIDFIDMQSEDHRRRVLHSLELALAKDRAKTNVNGFSQLGLVEMTRKRTRESLEHVLCSECPECKGRGRVKTVESVCFEILREIIRVNRAYDADQFTVYAAPSVADYLRGEESHSLAELEVFIGKQVRVVTEPLCGQEQFDVVMM, from the coding sequence ATGTCAGTCGAACTGCTGGTGAACGTCACCCCCTCCGAAACCCGGGTCGCCCTGGTCGAGAACGGCCTGCTGCAGGAAGTGCATGTAGAGCGTCAGGCCAAGCGCGGCATAGTGGGCAACATCTACAAGGGCAAGATCAGCCGGGTGCTGCCCGGCATGCAGGCCGCCTTCGTCGACATCGGCATGGACAAGGCCGCCTTCCTGCACGCCTCCGACATAGTGCCGCACACCGAGTGCGTGGCGGTGAAGGAGAAGGAGCAGTTCCAGGCCGGCAACATCGCCGAGCTGGTGCGCCAGGGTCAAGACATCATGGTGCAGGTGGTCAAGGATCCGCTGGGTACCAAGGGTGCCCGCCTCACCACCGACATCACCCTGCCCTCCCGCTATCTGGTGTTTATGCCGGGCAGCGCTCACGTCGGCGTCTCCCAACGCATCGAATCGGAAGCGGAGCGCGAGCGCCTCAAGCGCACCGTAGCGGGCTACGTGGATGATCTCGGCGGTTACATCATCCGCACCGCCGCCGAAGGGGTGGGGGAGCAGGAGCTGGAGCAGGACGCCGCCTTCCTCAAGCGGCTGTGGCGCAAGATCCTGGAGCGCAAGCAGAAGTACCCGCCCTGCAAGATCCTCTACGAGGATCCCAGCCTGGCCTTCCGGGTGGTGCGTGACTTCGTCGGCGCCGAGCTCGACAAGATCCGGGTCGACTCGCGCCAGAGCTTCGAGCTGCTCTCGCATTTCACCGGGGAGTATGTGCCCGAGCTCGCGAACAAGCTGGAGTACTACTCCGGCGAGTCGCCCATATTCGATCTCTACGACGTGGAGAACGAGATCCAGCGCGCCCTTGAGCGCAAGGTGGAGCTGAAATCCGGCGGCTACCTCATCATCGACCAGACCGAAGCCATGACCACGGTGGACATCAACACCGGCGCCTTCGTCGGCCACCGCAATCTGGAAGAGACCATCTTCAACACCAACGTCGAGGCGACCGCCGCCATCGCCCGCCACCTGCGGCTGCGCAACCTCGGTGGCATCATCATCATCGACTTCATCGACATGCAGTCGGAGGATCACCGCCGTCGGGTACTGCACAGCCTGGAGCTGGCGCTGGCCAAGGACAGGGCCAAGACCAACGTCAACGGCTTCTCCCAGCTCGGGCTGGTGGAGATGACCCGCAAGCGCACCCGTGAGAGCCTGGAGCATGTGCTCTGCTCCGAGTGCCCGGAGTGCAAGGGCCGTGGCCGGGTCAAGACGGTGGAGTCGGTCTGCTTCGAGATCCTGCGGGAGATCATCCGGGTCAACCGCGCCTACGATGCGGATCAGTTCACCGTCTACGCGGCCCCCTCGGTGGCCGACTACCTGCGGGGCGAGGAATCACACAGTCTGGCCGAGCTGGAAGTCTTCATCGGCAAACAGGTCAGGGTGGTGACTGAGCCGCTCTGTGGGCAGGAACAATTCGATGTGGTGATGATGTAA
- a CDS encoding Maf family protein has protein sequence MNKHNELQLYLASGSPRRHELLTRLGYRFEVLRLDVPEQREAGEKPQDYVCRLARDKAMAGVAAAPTALPVLGADTIVVLGDRVLEKPSDLLDAKDMLEALSGKVHQVMTAVALATPERCDVRLVTTNVAFRKLDEAEIEAYWRTGEPCDKAGAYAIQGIAGKFVSRLEGSYSAVVGLPLLETDLLIRQQLEQSR, from the coding sequence ATGAACAAGCACAACGAACTACAACTCTATCTCGCCTCGGGCTCCCCCCGTCGGCACGAATTATTGACCCGCCTGGGCTACCGTTTCGAGGTGCTCAGGCTGGATGTTCCCGAGCAACGGGAAGCGGGCGAGAAGCCCCAGGATTATGTCTGCCGGCTCGCCCGTGACAAGGCGATGGCCGGGGTGGCCGCCGCCCCGACCGCGCTGCCGGTGCTGGGCGCCGACACCATAGTGGTGCTGGGGGATCGGGTGCTGGAGAAACCCTCCGATCTGCTCGACGCCAAAGACATGCTGGAGGCGCTCTCCGGCAAGGTACATCAGGTGATGACGGCGGTGGCGTTGGCCACCCCGGAGCGCTGCGACGTGCGGCTGGTCACCACCAACGTGGCGTTTCGCAAGCTGGACGAGGCCGAGATCGAGGCCTACTGGCGCACCGGTGAGCCCTGCGACAAGGCCGGCGCCTATGCCATTCAGGGCATCGCCGGCAAGTTTGTCAGCCGGCTCGAGGGGAGCTACAGCGCCGTGGTCGGCCTGCCCCTGCTGGAAACGGATCTGCTGATCCGCCAGCAGCTCGAACAGAGCCGATAA
- the mreD gene encoding rod shape-determining protein MreD produces the protein MLQPASGRIWIWVSILLALCLSILPLPFQFEPFRPDWLAMVLIYWALALPHRANVGTAWVAGLLLDVLLGSTLGVRAMAMAITTYLAAFQFQKIRNFSLWQQALIIGLLSLVGKITVFWAEHLFSRASLNFAYFWSTLTTMLIWPWIFMVLRKVRRHFNIK, from the coding sequence ATGCTGCAACCCGCCAGTGGCAGGATCTGGATCTGGGTCTCGATCCTGCTGGCTCTGTGCCTGTCGATCCTGCCGCTCCCCTTTCAATTCGAACCCTTCCGGCCGGACTGGCTCGCCATGGTGCTCATCTACTGGGCGCTGGCGTTGCCGCACCGGGCCAACGTCGGCACCGCCTGGGTGGCGGGCCTGCTGCTGGACGTGCTGCTCGGCAGCACGCTCGGGGTGCGGGCCATGGCCATGGCCATCACCACCTATCTGGCGGCCTTCCAGTTCCAGAAGATCCGCAACTTCTCCCTTTGGCAGCAGGCGCTGATCATCGGCCTGCTCTCGCTGGTGGGCAAGATCACCGTGTTCTGGGCCGAGCACCTGTTCAGCCGTGCCAGCCTCAATTTCGCCTATTTTTGGTCGACCCTGACGACGATGCTAATATGGCCCTGGATCTTTATGGTCTTGCGCAAGGTGCGCCGTCACTTCAATATTAAGTGA
- the mreC gene encoding rod shape-determining protein MreC — MKPIFGRGPSLQLRLFLAVIISVAAIVADSRFGVFTHVRVYLSSLVSPLQYIANAPGTLLDTMSTQVQTRSSLIEQTKQQEQQLFTLRSRLLKLDQLEHENQRLRELLGSPVHKESRKMVAELLSVDSDPFSHQVLINKGALDGVYNGQPVINDQGVIGQVLHVGSTTSRVLLVTDSSHGIPVRVLRNDLRAIASGSGELDKLELRNLPRNTDVQVGDLLVTSGLGGRFPEGYPVATVTRSDYVEGKPFAQVEAKPLVELDRLRYLLLLWTDKKPEVHDNDALAPAQAPAPAASAATATSAAGATR, encoded by the coding sequence ATGAAACCCATTTTTGGTAGAGGCCCTTCGCTTCAGTTACGGTTGTTTCTCGCCGTCATCATCTCTGTTGCTGCCATCGTCGCGGACTCCCGCTTCGGTGTGTTTACCCATGTCCGCGTTTATCTGAGCTCGCTGGTCAGCCCGCTGCAATACATCGCCAACGCCCCCGGCACCCTGCTCGATACCATGTCGACCCAGGTGCAGACCCGCTCCAGCCTCATCGAACAGACCAAGCAGCAGGAACAACAGCTGTTCACCCTGCGCTCGCGCCTGCTCAAGCTGGATCAGCTGGAGCACGAGAACCAGCGGCTGCGTGAGCTGCTCGGTTCGCCGGTGCACAAGGAGTCCCGCAAGATGGTGGCCGAGCTGCTGTCGGTGGATTCCGACCCCTTCAGCCATCAGGTGCTGATCAACAAGGGGGCGCTGGACGGCGTCTATAACGGCCAGCCGGTGATCAACGATCAGGGGGTGATTGGTCAGGTGCTGCACGTGGGTTCCACCACCAGCCGCGTCCTGCTGGTCACCGACTCCAGCCACGGCATCCCGGTGCGGGTGCTGCGCAACGATCTGCGCGCCATCGCCTCCGGCAGTGGCGAACTCGACAAGCTCGAGCTGCGCAACCTGCCGCGCAATACCGATGTGCAGGTCGGCGATCTGCTGGTGACCTCGGGTCTCGGCGGTCGTTTCCCGGAAGGCTACCCGGTGGCGACCGTGACTCGCTCCGACTATGTGGAGGGCAAGCCCTTCGCCCAGGTCGAAGCCAAGCCGCTGGTGGAGCTGGACCGATTGCGCTACCTGCTGCTGCTGTGGACCGACAAGAAGCCGGAAGTGCACGACAATGATGCCCTGGCACCGGCTCAGGCGCCAGCTCCGGCGGCGTCCGCGGCGACGGCCACCTCGGCGGCGGGAGCGACGCGCTGA
- a CDS encoding carbon-nitrogen hydrolase family protein — protein sequence MWLAAIQLVSGRHWQDNREQIAAELAALPKARPLLVLLPENFALFGERQGYLDNAEAIGEGPIQQQLALWAREQGIWLVAGAMPTRIPGSSHIHTSSLVFDPNGDLKGHYHKIHLFDVDVADNQGRYRESETFSPGQDPVLVDSPFGPLGLSICYDLRFPELYRRLSRAGARVLLVPAAFTAVTGEAHWEPLLRARAIENQCYVVAANQGGSHETGRQTWGHSMVIDPWGRVLACQPSGRATVLAKMDPALGEELARTMPVLQHARLL from the coding sequence ATGTGGTTAGCTGCAATACAGCTGGTGTCCGGTCGGCACTGGCAGGATAACCGGGAGCAGATCGCCGCCGAGCTGGCGGCCCTGCCCAAAGCGCGCCCCTTGCTGGTGCTGCTGCCGGAAAACTTCGCCCTGTTTGGCGAACGCCAGGGCTATCTGGACAACGCCGAAGCGATCGGTGAGGGGCCCATCCAGCAACAGCTGGCCCTGTGGGCCCGGGAGCAGGGGATCTGGCTGGTGGCCGGCGCCATGCCCACCCGCATCCCCGGCTCGAGCCATATCCACACCAGCTCGCTGGTGTTCGATCCCAACGGGGATCTCAAGGGCCATTACCACAAGATCCACCTGTTCGACGTGGACGTGGCCGACAACCAGGGCCGCTACCGGGAGTCGGAGACCTTCAGCCCCGGCCAGGATCCCGTGTTGGTGGATTCCCCCTTTGGTCCCCTCGGCCTCTCTATCTGTTATGATCTGCGCTTCCCCGAGCTCTATCGTCGGCTGAGCCGCGCCGGTGCCCGGGTGCTGCTGGTGCCGGCGGCCTTCACCGCCGTGACCGGCGAGGCGCACTGGGAGCCGCTGCTGCGGGCCCGCGCCATCGAGAACCAGTGCTATGTGGTGGCCGCCAATCAGGGCGGCAGCCATGAGACGGGGCGCCAGACCTGGGGCCACAGCATGGTGATCGATCCCTGGGGCCGGGTGCTGGCCTGTCAGCCATCGGGCCGTGCGACCGTGCTGGCGAAGATGGATCCCGCCCTCGGCGAGGAGCTGGCGCGGACCATGCCGGTGCTGCAACACGCCCGATTGCTGTAG
- a CDS encoding Dabb family protein, whose protein sequence is MIRHILLITFKREVQADGIAAVRAAFLDIPAKVSGVVAVEWGQDDSPEGRAEGFTHSVLMTFADEAARQCYLPHPAHAALKALFHPVLARIIVLDYTLQAGDAVLAKEPS, encoded by the coding sequence ATGATCCGACACATTCTGCTGATCACCTTCAAGAGAGAGGTCCAGGCCGACGGTATCGCGGCTGTCAGGGCAGCCTTTCTCGACATCCCGGCCAAGGTCAGTGGCGTGGTAGCCGTCGAGTGGGGCCAGGATGACAGCCCAGAAGGGCGCGCCGAAGGCTTCACCCACAGCGTGCTGATGACCTTCGCCGACGAGGCCGCCCGCCAGTGTTACCTGCCCCATCCGGCTCATGCTGCTCTCAAGGCCCTCTTTCACCCCGTGCTGGCACGTATCATAGTGCTGGATTACACCCTGCAAGCCGGGGATGCGGTCCTTGCAAAGGAGCCGTCGTGA